The genomic region GATAGGGTGGCAAATACTTGTGGGCATTATGATGCGTATCGTAAAAATATAAATTTAGAAGATAGGTTTCACTTTGAGTTGATTTCACCTTTTAAAACGCAAGCAAAAATAGAACTTTTTAAAGAGGATTCTAACGCCTTAGCAAAAGCATTTATCAAACAAGAAAGAAAGCTTGATATTGCCTTTATTGACCCGCCTTATAATTCTAGGCAATATAGTAGATTCTATCATTTTCTTCAAACCTTAGCACAAAATCATAAACCCAAGCTTTATGGTGTAGCATTAAAACCAAAGCCAGAAAATTTAAGCGAGTATTGTAAAAGTAATGCAAAAAATGTTTTTAAAGATTTGATAGAGAGCCTTGCACACATCACTAAGATTTTGGTGGTTACTTATAATAATACTTATACTTCTAAATCAAACTCAAGTAGGAATAAAATACAATTAGAAGAGATAAAAAATATTTTAGAATCTGTTGCTAAAATACACATATACGAATTTGATTATAAAGCCTTTAGTAGTGGAAAGACAAGTTTGGATGGGCATAAGGAATTTATTTTTATAGGTAGAGTGCAATGACAATACAGGCAAATAACTTACAATGTTTCACAAAAAGAAAAATAATGCGTTCCCCATTTTTTTATGTAGGTGATAAATATAAGCTTATGCCTCAATTACAAAATTTATTCCCGCAAGATATTGATACTTATATTGAGCCTTTTGTGGGCGGTGGAAGCTCATTTTTAAACATAAAAGCTAAAAAATATTTACTCAACGATTTGGATACAAATTTAATTACTTTGCATACATTTTTGCAATCCCAAAACAAAGAGGAATTATTAAAAAATCTACTACGCACCATAAAAAATTACAAACTTTCCTGTTCTTTAGAAAATATGATTCCTCCTCTTGAGCTAAGACTTGCTTATAAAAAAACTTATTTTGCTAAGTTTAATAAAGAATCCTATATGCGTTTAAGAGCAGATTTTAATCAAAATAAAAACGATATGTTAAAACTCTATTTGCTTCTTATCTATGGCTTTAATCGTATGCTTAGATTTAACAGCAAAGGCGAGTTTAATCTACCTGTTGGTAATGTAGATTTTAATTTGAATGTTTTAAATGCTTTGCAAGATTATTTGCACTTTATGCAGTATTCCAAAGTGGAATTTTTTAACCTTGATTATCAAAAATTTTTAGAAAATTCAACACTAAACAAAAAGGATTTTATTTATTTTGACCCTCCTTATCTTATTAGCAATAGCCAATATAATAAATTGTGGAATGAAAACAAAGAAAAAAAATTGTATCAAGTTCTTAAAAAATTAGATTCTCAAGGTTTTAAATGGGGGCTGACTAATCTCTTACAACACAAGGGACAAAATAATAGATTTTTAGAAGAATTTGCTAGAGCATATAAAAGCTACACTATACAAAGCAATTATATTAGCTTTAATGATAATTCAATTAAAAAAGATTCTATGGAGATATACATAAGCAATGCCTAAAACAAGAAAAGCAGAATACAAAATTTTATCTTTTAGCACCACAATGAGAAATCCTCAAAGAATAGTGGATTTTCTTAAAGCTCTTTTGCCTTTTGAAAATAGAATTTTAACGCATGAAATTATTATGCAAATTGTTGCTTCTTTAATCCAAAATAAGCTTTATGTTCCCATATATGCTAACAAAGTCTATAAAGAAATTTTAGAATCTGATGAAATTTTCAACGACAAGCAAACACAAGAAATCATAGAAAATTCTCCACAAAACCATAAAGAAGCAGGGTTTGATAAGGGTTGGGATTCAAGATTTGATACTTTTTATAAACTTCCTATGGAATTTGGATTTTGCTTTTATGCAATGAATAAGCCTTTACTGATTTCAAACACAGGAC from Helicobacter himalayensis harbors:
- a CDS encoding DNA adenine methylase, which gives rise to MFSIYSRRYTGAKTKLLKQIDKVLLEHFDYSLQSNLSFFDVFAGTGVVSAYFMQKAEFSHFLVNDFLESNFIIYQGFFAQEHFNEEKLLSLREKFNALKNIKENYYSKAFGDKFFSFQDAKHIGFIREELDRLLKQKQINTKEFHILLASLLYSSDRVANTCGHYDAYRKNINLEDRFHFELISPFKTQAKIELFKEDSNALAKAFIKQERKLDIAFIDPPYNSRQYSRFYHFLQTLAQNHKPKLYGVALKPKPENLSEYCKSNAKNVFKDLIESLAHITKILVVTYNNTYTSKSNSSRNKIQLEEIKNILESVAKIHIYEFDYKAFSSGKTSLDGHKEFIFIGRVQ
- a CDS encoding Dam family site-specific DNA-(adenine-N6)-methyltransferase — encoded protein: MPQLQNLFPQDIDTYIEPFVGGGSSFLNIKAKKYLLNDLDTNLITLHTFLQSQNKEELLKNLLRTIKNYKLSCSLENMIPPLELRLAYKKTYFAKFNKESYMRLRADFNQNKNDMLKLYLLLIYGFNRMLRFNSKGEFNLPVGNVDFNLNVLNALQDYLHFMQYSKVEFFNLDYQKFLENSTLNKKDFIYFDPPYLISNSQYNKLWNENKEKKLYQVLKKLDSQGFKWGLTNLLQHKGQNNRFLEEFARAYKSYTIQSNYISFNDNSIKKDSMEIYISNA